The following are encoded in a window of Bacillus sp. es.036 genomic DNA:
- a CDS encoding EAL domain-containing protein, whose amino-acid sequence MDALDVMGKKEEIFPYFQPIVSADKQQIIGYEVLGRINTEEGMKSLGFFFQDQSIPEEYILEIDTHIRDCAIDLFLERGTSQSVFFNASARHLLFDHGETLTHSLEEYFNKGIAYEQIVIEVSDYDIADESLQKLQHILTYYKSLGVQVAISHAGNTMSNIEKIAILNPNIIKVGLLNLKDKGMPPEYREVLYALSMLGRKIGATLLFEGIEAIGQLKYAWENGGRYYQGHFFGKPEAEFHDVNKYRALLTKEFQHFITHERKRLLSLYELSQNFNRHLQQQMKRNKHHDWNTIVSEAAHSLGNACFRGYICDEDGHQVSANYYRNGDGNWEFQPEYEGDNWSWRPYFLENIVRMKHDQVGILSDLYSDIETNELIRTYSYPINESYYLFLDIPYLYLYERDDY is encoded by the coding sequence GCCGATTGTTAGTGCTGATAAGCAGCAAATTATTGGATATGAAGTTCTTGGAAGAATTAACACAGAAGAAGGAATGAAAAGTCTCGGCTTTTTCTTTCAGGATCAATCGATCCCTGAAGAGTACATATTGGAAATTGATACGCACATTCGTGATTGTGCCATTGATCTATTTTTAGAGCGAGGTACGAGTCAGAGCGTGTTTTTTAATGCTAGTGCAAGACATTTACTATTTGACCATGGTGAAACACTAACACATTCTCTTGAAGAATACTTTAATAAAGGCATTGCTTATGAACAAATTGTGATTGAAGTGTCTGATTATGATATTGCTGATGAAAGCCTTCAGAAACTGCAACACATTCTTACTTACTATAAAAGCCTTGGGGTACAAGTTGCCATAAGTCATGCCGGAAACACAATGAGTAATATTGAAAAAATCGCTATACTAAATCCAAACATCATTAAAGTAGGATTATTAAACTTAAAAGACAAAGGAATGCCTCCAGAGTATCGAGAAGTTCTCTATGCGTTGTCTATGTTAGGAAGAAAAATCGGCGCAACACTATTGTTTGAAGGGATTGAAGCGATTGGACAATTAAAGTATGCGTGGGAGAATGGTGGAAGGTATTATCAAGGTCATTTTTTTGGCAAGCCTGAGGCAGAATTTCATGATGTGAACAAGTACAGAGCACTCCTAACAAAAGAATTTCAACATTTTATTACACATGAGAGAAAGCGCCTTCTTTCACTTTACGAGCTTTCCCAAAATTTTAACCGTCATTTGCAGCAGCAGATGAAGCGAAATAAACACCATGATTGGAATACGATTGTGTCTGAAGCAGCTCATTCGCTTGGAAATGCGTGTTTTAGAGGATATATTTGCGATGAAGACGGTCATCAAGTTTCAGCTAACTATTATCGTAATGGTGATGGAAATTGGGAATTTCAACCTGAGTATGAAGGTGATAACTGGAGTTGGCGTCCTTATTTCCTAGAGAACATCGTAAGGATGAAACATGATCAGGTAGGGATCCTTTCCGATCTTTATAGTGATATCGAAACAAATGAACTTATTCGTACCTATTCTTATCCTATAAACGAGTCTTACTACTTGTTTCTCGACATTCCATACCTTTATCTCTACGAACGAGATGACTATTAA
- a CDS encoding secondary thiamine-phosphate synthase enzyme YjbQ, translating to MLKRISVKTSQRDEMIDITSDVRSAVHDANIKQGIVMVYSAHTTAGVTINENADPDVKHDMLMRLNEVYPWEHPKYRHAEGNSASHLKTSTVGASQMIIIEEGKLILGTWQGVYFCEFDGPRNRTVYIKVMEG from the coding sequence ATGCTTAAAAGAATTTCTGTGAAAACAAGTCAACGAGATGAAATGATTGATATTACAAGTGACGTGAGAAGCGCAGTTCATGACGCAAATATCAAACAGGGAATTGTAATGGTTTATTCTGCGCATACAACAGCAGGAGTTACGATCAATGAAAATGCGGATCCGGATGTGAAGCACGATATGCTAATGAGGTTGAATGAAGTTTATCCTTGGGAGCACCCTAAGTATCGACACGCTGAAGGGAATTCTGCTTCGCATCTAAAAACGAGTACAGTTGGGGCTTCGCAAATGATCATCATTGAAGAGGGGAAATTGATTCTCGGCACGTGGCAGGGAGTTTATTTCTGTGAATTTGATGGTCCACGGAACCGTACTGTGTACATTAAAGTTATGGAGGGATAA
- a CDS encoding low molecular weight protein-tyrosine-phosphatase, with translation MIRVLFVCLGNICRSPMAEAVLRSKVAKAGLANQIEIDSAGTGDWHIGEPPHEGTADILLKQNISTDGIKARQVKEADLLHFEYVIAMDAGNLGELHEMAGINPTTSISRLMDYVSESEIEDVPDPYFEGNFKEVYEMVNAGCEKLLEHIRKEEGI, from the coding sequence ATGATCCGAGTTCTATTCGTATGTCTTGGGAACATTTGTCGTTCTCCTATGGCAGAAGCTGTTCTCCGGTCTAAAGTAGCGAAAGCTGGATTAGCTAATCAAATTGAAATCGACTCAGCTGGAACTGGCGATTGGCACATAGGCGAACCCCCACATGAAGGGACAGCCGACATTCTCTTAAAACAAAACATCTCAACAGATGGTATAAAAGCGAGACAAGTGAAGGAAGCTGATCTGCTTCACTTTGAATACGTCATCGCAATGGATGCAGGAAACCTCGGAGAACTTCACGAAATGGCAGGAATTAATCCAACAACCTCTATTTCAAGGTTAATGGATTATGTGAGTGAAAGTGAAATAGAAGATGTTCCTGATCCTTATTTTGAAGGGAATTTTAAAGAAGTTTATGAAATGGTAAATGCTGGTTGTGAGAAATTATTGGAACATATCAGAAAAGAAGAAGGTATATGA
- a CDS encoding fructosamine kinase family protein: MKHIEEAIRKSGDLTSVEVVEGVSGGSINEAYYVRTKDREYFAKSNSSAPEDFFYAEKNGLELLGRHGVSVPEPLLILSQGNRESVFLMEWIRSVPSSNEGDRALGSLVASLHQKKENFAGLHQANFIGELDQLNEPSTDWITFFRDQRLGRMQNLARNKGKLTKERDQRLSKLRQRLDAIIGHQPDFSLLHGDLWGGNWLMTDEGPYLIDPAVYYGDREIDIAFTYLFGGYSKAFYDQYQADFPLEKEFTDRLPIYQLYYLLVHLILFGESYGSAVDRILQKYTF, translated from the coding sequence ATGAAACATATCGAAGAAGCGATTAGAAAAAGCGGTGACTTGACTTCCGTTGAGGTAGTAGAAGGTGTGTCAGGTGGGTCTATAAATGAAGCTTACTATGTTCGAACAAAGGATAGGGAATACTTTGCGAAAAGTAATTCATCAGCACCAGAAGATTTTTTTTACGCTGAAAAAAATGGTCTTGAGCTGTTAGGACGACATGGGGTCTCGGTACCTGAACCTCTCTTAATTCTGTCTCAAGGTAATCGTGAGAGTGTTTTTCTTATGGAATGGATTCGATCTGTGCCATCGAGCAATGAAGGGGACCGAGCACTTGGAAGTCTAGTTGCATCCTTACATCAGAAGAAAGAGAATTTTGCTGGTTTACATCAAGCCAATTTTATTGGTGAATTAGATCAACTAAATGAACCATCCACTGATTGGATCACCTTTTTTAGAGATCAACGACTTGGGAGAATGCAGAACCTCGCTCGTAACAAAGGAAAGCTTACGAAGGAACGTGATCAACGTTTGTCAAAACTCCGTCAACGTCTTGATGCGATTATCGGGCATCAACCCGATTTTTCGCTCTTACATGGTGATCTTTGGGGAGGAAATTGGCTCATGACTGATGAAGGACCTTATTTAATCGATCCTGCTGTTTATTATGGAGACCGCGAGATCGATATTGCTTTTACATATTTATTTGGTGGGTATTCGAAAGCATTTTACGACCAATATCAAGCTGATTTTCCGCTAGAGAAAGAATTTACCGATCGTCTTCCCATTTATCAATTATATTATTTACTTGTTCATCTGATCTTATTTGGGGAAAGCTATGGAAGTGCAGTGGATCGCATACTGCAAAAGTATACGTTTTGA
- a CDS encoding YtxH domain-containing protein has protein sequence MSQTYSGGSQNKLFKAVLIGGLAGALISLLDRGTRESIQNGSKKAGSVLRDVKNNPSYYTDKWKQTVDDASELMKEVQDDISTLSEKFNGLKESSVEAFNLVKETQHDLKEIGSRVVEAGEELTGNNGDPMTH, from the coding sequence ATGAGTCAAACATATTCAGGCGGTAGTCAAAATAAACTGTTTAAGGCAGTCCTTATTGGTGGACTGGCAGGTGCCCTTATTTCACTTCTAGATCGAGGGACGAGAGAATCCATTCAGAATGGTTCGAAAAAAGCAGGAAGTGTTTTGCGTGACGTTAAGAATAATCCTTCTTACTATACGGATAAATGGAAGCAAACGGTGGATGATGCTAGTGAGCTAATGAAGGAAGTACAAGATGATATTTCAACTTTATCAGAGAAGTTTAACGGACTGAAAGAAAGTTCAGTTGAAGCCTTTAATCTTGTGAAAGAAACGCAGCATGATCTTAAAGAAATAGGCTCGAGAGTCGTTGAAGCCGGTGAAGAGCTAACTGGTAACAACGGCGATCCAATGACACACTAA
- a CDS encoding YihY/virulence factor BrkB family protein, with translation MDASLGQFTKQLFSRIKEHQVTDLSAQLAYYFLLSLFPFLIFAITLLTHFDFSQDQILDLIAQYAPSESFVTIQENIILEDGARKGLLSFGVIATIWSASNAINAIIKSLNRAYNVQESRHFLLARGLSVLLSLAMIFVIVVALVLPVFGETLWRFFVTFFDLPESLSFMFGIIRWILSLSIMIVVFMFIYFYAPNKRLNYKDVLLGSIFASVLWQLVSLAFSYYINNFSNYSATYGSLGGVIALMLWFYLTGLVIIIGGEVNATSNYFRKKA, from the coding sequence GTGGATGCATCGCTAGGACAATTTACAAAACAGCTTTTTTCAAGAATAAAAGAACATCAGGTGACTGACTTGTCAGCGCAACTTGCTTATTATTTCTTGTTATCGCTGTTTCCTTTTCTTATATTTGCGATTACCCTCCTGACTCATTTTGATTTCTCACAGGATCAAATTCTTGATTTAATCGCTCAATATGCACCATCTGAGTCATTTGTCACGATACAAGAGAACATTATTCTCGAAGATGGAGCTCGGAAAGGGCTTTTATCCTTCGGGGTGATCGCGACAATATGGTCTGCTTCCAATGCAATTAATGCCATTATTAAATCACTTAACCGTGCATATAACGTTCAAGAAAGTCGGCATTTTCTACTTGCGAGAGGTTTGTCTGTTCTTTTATCGTTAGCAATGATTTTTGTTATTGTCGTTGCATTGGTATTACCTGTTTTCGGTGAAACGCTGTGGAGATTTTTCGTTACATTTTTTGATTTACCTGAGTCATTAAGCTTTATGTTTGGGATTATTCGGTGGATTCTAAGTCTTTCGATCATGATTGTTGTGTTTATGTTTATTTATTTCTATGCACCGAATAAACGATTGAATTATAAAGATGTGCTGTTAGGATCTATCTTTGCTTCAGTGCTATGGCAGCTTGTCTCGCTGGCTTTTTCTTATTACATAAATAACTTCAGTAACTATTCTGCAACGTACGGAAGTCTTGGAGGCGTAATCGCGCTAATGCTTTGGTTTTACCTGACAGGTCTTGTCATTATTATTGGTGGAGAAGTGAATGCCACTTCGAATTATTTTAGAAAAAAAGCCTGA
- a CDS encoding heavy metal translocating P-type ATPase produces the protein MIMEQINLRSDTYPSHSSFWWNTLKKHGELGAALLSGIIIAFTWITEGIYSPTIESVLYITAFIIGGFAKAKEGIEDSFAEKDVNVELLMIIAAIGAGSIGYWTEGAILIFIFALSGALETYTLNKSESELQSLMEIQPETATILSNGEERIVPAESLSIGDFILVKPGERVPADGVITKGQTSLDQSAITGESIPVIKRIEEEVFAGTLNISGHLTIKMTKRSQDTVFQKIIALVQEAQDQKAPSQLFIEKLEGWYVKIVLIVGALLMVLPHFLLGWTWDETIYRAMVFLVVASPCALVASIMPATLSAISAGARNGILFKGGVHLEQLGTMKAVALDKTGTLTEGSPVVTNVFTRTDIDEKTFIKIVASIERQSTHPLAKAIVDHAGDVIFLEPNDMMDHSGWGVEATIEGISWKVGKLAFLSEEDGFNLFEENYRQLQSSGKTIVLAADNQGIAGMIALKDKVRSESANMVKELKKRGIEPVMLTGDSEQTAKAIAEEVGIGTYYANCLPEDKVTRMKELKEKYQTVGMIGDGINDAPALAASDVGIAMGQGTDVALETADVVLMKNDLGKLTRAVKLSNRLNKIVKQNVIFSISVILILIASNFFQFLTLPLGVLGHEGSTILVILNGLRLLK, from the coding sequence ATGATAATGGAACAGATAAATTTACGGTCAGACACATACCCTTCCCACTCGTCATTCTGGTGGAATACATTAAAAAAACATGGCGAACTAGGTGCTGCCCTGTTAAGTGGAATCATTATAGCATTTACATGGATCACAGAAGGTATCTACTCTCCTACGATTGAATCTGTCTTATATATCACCGCATTTATAATCGGTGGATTCGCAAAAGCGAAAGAGGGAATAGAAGACTCTTTTGCTGAAAAAGATGTAAATGTTGAGCTTCTTATGATTATTGCTGCCATTGGAGCAGGAAGTATTGGTTACTGGACAGAGGGCGCTATTCTTATTTTTATTTTCGCACTCAGTGGAGCTCTTGAAACTTACACTCTTAATAAAAGCGAAAGTGAACTTCAGTCTCTCATGGAAATACAACCAGAGACGGCAACGATTCTATCTAACGGAGAAGAACGCATTGTACCAGCAGAATCTCTTTCAATAGGAGATTTCATTCTAGTCAAACCAGGAGAACGGGTGCCTGCTGATGGTGTGATCACAAAAGGCCAAACATCTCTTGATCAATCGGCCATTACTGGTGAATCCATTCCAGTTATTAAACGAATTGAAGAAGAGGTATTTGCTGGAACGTTAAATATCTCTGGTCATTTAACGATTAAAATGACCAAACGTAGTCAGGATACGGTGTTCCAAAAAATTATCGCACTTGTTCAAGAAGCACAAGATCAAAAAGCACCTTCCCAGCTTTTTATTGAAAAGCTAGAAGGCTGGTACGTGAAAATCGTTTTAATTGTAGGCGCACTTCTCATGGTCCTTCCCCATTTTCTACTTGGCTGGACATGGGATGAAACGATCTATCGCGCAATGGTCTTTCTCGTTGTCGCCTCTCCCTGTGCACTAGTCGCATCGATTATGCCTGCCACGCTCTCCGCTATTTCTGCAGGCGCACGAAATGGTATCCTTTTTAAAGGCGGAGTGCATCTTGAACAGCTAGGTACAATGAAGGCTGTTGCGCTTGATAAGACAGGAACGTTAACGGAAGGCTCTCCTGTCGTCACAAATGTTTTCACCCGAACTGATATTGATGAAAAGACGTTTATCAAAATCGTCGCTTCAATCGAGCGACAATCAACACATCCACTTGCTAAAGCGATTGTCGATCATGCCGGAGACGTCATCTTTCTAGAGCCAAATGATATGATGGATCATTCTGGATGGGGCGTGGAAGCCACAATTGAGGGAATTAGTTGGAAAGTCGGTAAATTAGCGTTCTTGTCTGAAGAGGATGGATTCAATTTATTTGAAGAAAACTATCGTCAACTGCAATCAAGTGGAAAAACAATCGTTCTTGCTGCAGATAACCAGGGCATAGCTGGAATGATTGCTTTAAAAGATAAAGTTCGTAGCGAATCAGCGAATATGGTGAAGGAACTGAAAAAGCGTGGAATTGAACCGGTGATGTTAACTGGTGACAGCGAGCAAACGGCAAAAGCCATTGCTGAAGAAGTCGGGATCGGCACGTATTACGCCAATTGTCTTCCAGAAGACAAAGTAACTCGAATGAAAGAATTAAAAGAAAAATACCAAACGGTTGGAATGATTGGGGACGGTATTAACGATGCACCTGCTCTTGCCGCATCTGATGTAGGAATTGCAATGGGCCAGGGTACTGATGTCGCTCTTGAAACCGCAGATGTTGTTCTTATGAAGAACGATCTCGGAAAACTGACACGAGCCGTAAAGCTTTCAAACCGATTAAACAAAATCGTAAAACAAAATGTGATATTCTCTATTTCCGTTATTCTTATTTTAATTGCATCTAACTTCTTTCAATTCCTAACCCTCCCTTTAGGAGTACTCGGCCATGAAGGCAGTACAATACTCGTTATATTAAATGGACTGAGGTTATTAAAATAA
- a CDS encoding VLRF1 family aeRF1-type release factor, producing the protein MLLKEKLDQLKHAHVQKPDKVFTLYLNTDRRDADRQNGEWKIQLKNGFRNFEDYLKQSDNKEELEKYEKVKEKVQDELNRIENDLKRGLVIIASSDDQIWFVERTQVPVETNLYWEEEPQLEALEKLKSDYPNTGIILVHHDYVRILETELGFLTKSEEYAWDPDEDNWKIYEGTTGNENISGNGSTAQRELYEDRIKANRERWYKSMAAKLDKKAKNRQWERIYVAGEKEEASELNELMNKESIVVGKNYSDKRDDEVIESLVS; encoded by the coding sequence ATGTTATTAAAAGAGAAGTTAGATCAGTTAAAACATGCTCATGTTCAAAAACCCGATAAAGTGTTTACCTTATATTTAAATACGGACCGTCGTGATGCTGACCGACAAAATGGCGAATGGAAGATCCAGCTAAAAAACGGCTTTCGTAACTTTGAAGATTACTTAAAACAAAGTGATAATAAAGAAGAGCTTGAAAAATACGAAAAAGTAAAAGAAAAAGTTCAAGATGAGCTCAATCGCATCGAAAATGATTTAAAGCGTGGTCTTGTTATTATTGCTTCCTCAGACGACCAAATATGGTTTGTGGAGCGCACACAGGTACCAGTTGAAACAAATTTATATTGGGAAGAAGAACCTCAACTTGAAGCGCTAGAGAAGTTGAAAAGTGACTATCCGAACACAGGAATCATTCTTGTTCATCATGATTATGTACGTATTCTTGAAACAGAGCTTGGTTTTCTAACAAAAAGTGAAGAGTATGCTTGGGATCCTGACGAAGACAACTGGAAAATCTACGAAGGAACTACTGGAAATGAGAATATTTCTGGAAACGGTAGTACAGCCCAGCGAGAGCTTTATGAAGATCGCATTAAAGCCAATCGTGAAAGATGGTATAAGTCAATGGCGGCGAAACTTGATAAAAAAGCGAAAAATCGTCAGTGGGAAAGAATATACGTAGCTGGTGAAAAAGAAGAAGCTAGTGAATTGAATGAGTTAATGAACAAAGAGTCAATCGTAGTCGGAAAAAATTATTCTGATAAACGAGATGACGAAGTCATTGAGTCGCTTGTTTCCTAA
- a CDS encoding class I SAM-dependent methyltransferase: protein MPSSKENVLLQLSSDLNNYNIPYFFINETALWLQGAVDAPHSIAVSVQWDAFESVLEEFNLKYGIATPEHKADISYAVYPIANTSVRIECTYNTVIRTNPYLVYVDFKEKSVPCLSLYYYQQIPEWRMTVEAHLNNVQDSVTEQNKKSWNQQTYEALLNRFGTPEEAAIKLKENPTSRMKSLLPYLPALQGKKVANLMGSHGMKATAMSLMGADATVIDFSYENERYAKEVATKCGIDLTYIVADILKMDHHQDGEFDVIVMELGILHYFLDLHPLFKVVSRLLKSGGTFVLQDFHPISTKLITSKGKKHKVDGNYFDPTIHKTVVAYEKHLTNEKEDSVVLQRKWTLGEILTSMADEDLIIKQVSEEPNIKLHDRGIPKIFTVKATKQPY, encoded by the coding sequence ATGCCGAGCTCCAAAGAAAATGTCTTATTGCAACTATCTTCAGACCTGAATAACTATAACATTCCTTATTTTTTCATAAACGAAACAGCACTTTGGCTTCAAGGTGCAGTGGATGCACCTCATTCTATAGCCGTTTCGGTTCAATGGGATGCTTTTGAGTCCGTACTTGAGGAATTCAACCTAAAATACGGCATTGCAACACCAGAACACAAGGCTGATATTTCTTATGCTGTCTATCCGATTGCTAATACATCTGTTCGAATAGAATGCACATATAACACGGTCATCCGAACGAACCCTTACTTAGTTTATGTTGATTTTAAAGAAAAAAGCGTCCCTTGCCTTTCACTTTACTACTATCAGCAGATTCCAGAGTGGCGTATGACTGTTGAAGCACACCTAAATAATGTTCAAGATAGCGTGACAGAACAAAACAAAAAATCTTGGAATCAACAAACATATGAAGCTTTATTAAATCGTTTCGGTACTCCGGAAGAAGCAGCAATAAAGTTAAAAGAAAATCCAACTTCACGAATGAAATCATTATTGCCTTATCTTCCTGCACTGCAAGGAAAGAAAGTAGCCAATCTAATGGGTTCACACGGTATGAAAGCAACAGCGATGAGTCTTATGGGAGCCGATGCAACGGTGATTGATTTTTCATATGAAAATGAACGTTACGCCAAGGAAGTAGCCACTAAATGTGGTATTGACCTCACATATATTGTAGCTGATATTTTAAAGATGGATCATCATCAAGACGGAGAATTTGATGTCATTGTAATGGAGCTAGGAATCCTACATTATTTCCTTGATCTTCATCCATTGTTTAAAGTAGTGTCTCGCCTCCTGAAAAGCGGCGGCACGTTTGTCCTTCAGGATTTCCATCCCATTTCTACAAAGCTTATTACATCTAAAGGTAAGAAGCATAAAGTGGATGGTAACTATTTTGATCCTACAATTCACAAAACTGTAGTCGCATATGAAAAGCATCTAACAAACGAAAAGGAAGACAGTGTGGTCTTGCAGCGGAAATGGACGCTCGGTGAAATTCTAACGAGCATGGCAGATGAGGACTTAATTATTAAACAAGTATCAGAGGAACCAAATATCAAGCTTCATGATCGAGGTATCCCAAAGATCTTTACTGTTAAAGCAACGAAACAACCTTATTAA
- a CDS encoding VanZ family protein has protein sequence MQTQNEGVSTQKWVKRGGSFALGIYLLALFYATLFIYNYYPYGKSVNLVLFDSIKLMWESGSYWLILKNIIGNILLFMPLGFLMPLVSKKGKSFLIIGIIGFLTSTVIELLQYFVAHRIFDIDDILLNALGALVGYGAYHFVLIIYQKIIKRK, from the coding sequence ATGCAGACTCAGAATGAAGGTGTGTCAACGCAAAAGTGGGTAAAAAGAGGCGGATCCTTCGCATTAGGTATCTACTTACTTGCACTTTTCTATGCAACGTTGTTTATTTATAATTATTATCCGTATGGGAAATCCGTTAACCTTGTTCTATTTGATAGCATTAAGCTTATGTGGGAAAGCGGAAGTTATTGGCTTATCTTAAAGAATATCATCGGGAACATTTTGCTTTTTATGCCGCTAGGGTTTTTGATGCCACTAGTCAGTAAAAAGGGGAAATCTTTCCTTATCATTGGAATCATCGGATTTTTAACGAGCACGGTTATTGAATTACTTCAGTACTTCGTGGCTCACCGTATTTTTGATATAGACGATATTCTCTTAAATGCCCTCGGAGCGCTTGTAGGTTATGGGGCTTATCATTTCGTTCTTATCATCTATCAGAAAATAATAAAGAGAAAATAG
- a CDS encoding TlpA family protein disulfide reductase, which yields MKLREEMPELEGATQWFNGEVKKSDLVGNKPLTLVHFWSISCGLCKEAMPMVNEFRDEYSEDMNVVAVHMPRSEKDLDLDEIKKVADQHDISQPIFVDSDHKLTDAFDNQYVPAYYVFDSEGKLRHFQAGGEGRKMLTKRITKLLDKAKKED from the coding sequence ATGAAACTACGCGAAGAAATGCCTGAATTAGAAGGCGCTACACAATGGTTTAACGGAGAAGTTAAGAAAAGTGATCTTGTTGGCAACAAGCCACTTACACTTGTTCACTTCTGGTCGATTAGCTGCGGCCTATGTAAAGAAGCAATGCCAATGGTAAATGAATTTCGTGACGAGTATAGTGAAGACATGAATGTTGTAGCCGTTCATATGCCCCGTTCTGAGAAGGATCTTGATCTAGACGAAATCAAAAAGGTTGCCGATCAGCATGATATTAGTCAACCAATCTTTGTCGATAGCGACCACAAACTAACAGATGCATTCGACAATCAATATGTCCCTGCTTATTACGTATTTGATTCAGAAGGCAAACTGCGCCATTTCCAGGCAGGTGGAGAAGGACGTAAAATGCTTACGAAACGAATTACAAAACTTCTTGATAAAGCAAAAAAAGAAGACTAA
- a CDS encoding MFS transporter: protein MNSLFESKRYRFLILISIVFISGYSQGMLLPLLSILLEEAGVSSSMNGLNASALYIGILFASPFIEKPVRKYGYKPAIAVGLFLVIVSITLIPIWQAFWFWFILRVIVGIGDNLLHFATQLWITTTTPKEKRGRNIAIYGSAFGLGFAAGPLSTILVEYSLYLPFLLASGIACVTWLLLSKIKNEFPDPLTHGSERVLSKYAHVLKIGWAALLPSFGYGFLEASLHGNFPVYALRAGLDVKAVSILLPSFVVGSLVFQMPLGIISDKFGRKNILLISILIGWVCFSSAIFTTSIPLLFTLFFLAGMMVGSLFSLSITYLADLLPTSLLPTGNILAGIFFGLGSILGPFLGGVFIDWFATGSIFYAISGMLLTLFIATAVHKNPEPMRQYSTS from the coding sequence GTGAACAGTTTGTTTGAATCAAAACGATATCGTTTCCTAATTTTAATTTCGATTGTCTTTATTTCAGGGTACTCTCAAGGTATGCTACTTCCATTATTATCTATTCTTCTTGAAGAAGCAGGCGTTTCGTCAAGTATGAATGGGTTAAATGCTTCTGCTCTTTATATCGGAATTTTATTTGCTTCACCATTTATCGAAAAACCCGTGCGCAAATACGGGTACAAACCTGCCATTGCTGTTGGACTTTTTCTTGTTATCGTTTCAATTACGTTGATTCCTATCTGGCAAGCTTTCTGGTTCTGGTTTATTTTAAGAGTAATTGTAGGAATTGGTGATAACCTTCTACACTTTGCCACACAGCTCTGGATTACAACAACAACTCCAAAAGAAAAACGGGGAAGGAACATTGCAATATACGGCTCTGCTTTTGGGCTAGGGTTTGCAGCAGGACCACTTTCTACGATTTTAGTTGAATATTCCTTGTATCTTCCATTCTTACTTGCTTCAGGAATTGCTTGCGTTACCTGGCTGTTACTATCGAAAATTAAAAATGAGTTCCCCGATCCATTAACACATGGCTCTGAACGGGTTCTCTCTAAATATGCTCACGTATTAAAAATCGGCTGGGCAGCCCTATTACCTTCGTTCGGATACGGTTTCCTCGAAGCATCCCTTCATGGGAATTTTCCCGTTTATGCGCTTCGAGCAGGATTAGACGTAAAAGCTGTTTCGATTCTACTTCCCTCATTTGTTGTAGGAAGTCTGGTGTTTCAAATGCCACTTGGGATTATTAGTGATAAATTCGGACGTAAAAACATCCTACTTATTAGTATTCTGATTGGCTGGGTTTGTTTTTCAAGTGCGATCTTTACAACATCCATCCCGTTGCTATTTACACTATTCTTCCTAGCCGGAATGATGGTTGGATCACTTTTTTCCTTGAGCATCACTTACCTAGCCGACCTTCTCCCCACTAGTCTTCTGCCGACGGGAAACATTTTAGCAGGCATTTTCTTTGGTCTTGGCAGCATTCTCGGACCGTTTCTTGGTGGAGTTTTTATCGATTGGTTTGCTACGGGAAGCATCTTCTATGCGATTAGCGGTATGTTGCTAACTTTATTTATTGCAACGGCTGTTCATAAAAATCCTGAGCCAATGAGACAATATTCTACTTCGTGA
- a CDS encoding OsmC family protein — MEFNMKKEETGFTADFEYGTLHISGDEQFGFRPYQLLVSSVAVCSGGVLRQILDKKRMKYDDIKIKADVTRNKEEANRVEKIHLHFTLYGDLDDQKVGRALELTKKHCSMAQSVIGSIELEESYEIVAE, encoded by the coding sequence TTGGAATTTAACATGAAAAAAGAAGAAACAGGTTTTACAGCTGATTTTGAGTATGGGACACTTCACATATCTGGAGATGAACAGTTTGGCTTTCGACCTTACCAGCTGCTTGTCTCGTCTGTAGCAGTTTGCAGCGGTGGTGTGCTACGACAGATTCTTGATAAAAAGCGAATGAAATATGACGATATTAAAATAAAGGCTGATGTTACACGCAATAAAGAAGAAGCGAATCGCGTTGAAAAAATTCACCTTCACTTTACATTATATGGTGATCTTGACGATCAAAAGGTTGGAAGAGCGCTTGAATTAACGAAAAAACATTGCTCTATGGCGCAATCTGTTATTGGCAGTATTGAACTGGAAGAATCCTATGAAATTGTAGCTGAATAA